From the Paenibacillus tianjinensis genome, the window GTCCTTCCTTATTAAAATGGCAAATCATCGTCCGATATATCGATCGGTTTTCCATCGCCCGAAAAAGGATCTTGATTATTGTTGCTGCGCGAAAAATTGTTGTTATTTCCGCGTCCACTGTTACCGCCGCCACCATAGGATGGTTCTTCGGGTACATTTCCGCCACTTGGCGCATTGCCACCTTCACGATTCTGCGAGGATTCCAGGAAACGGACATTATCGGCAATAACTTCAGTAACGTATACACGTTTACCTTCGTTATTCTCGTAATTCCGAACTTGGATGCGGCCTTCTACGGCTGCCAGACGCCCTTTGCGCAAATAATTGGCACAGGTCTCAGCCAGCTGTCTCCAGGTTACTACCGGGATGAAGTCCGCTTCGCGTTCACCGTTCTGGCCCGTAAAGTTGCGGTCTACGGCAAGCGTAAACTGCGTTACGGCAACACCAGCGGGAGTATAACGAAGTTCCGGGTCACGGGTCAACCGACCGATCAGAATGATACGGTTCAACAATTCAATCCCCTCCTTTTAAGCGATTCGTTACAAAGCTTGTCAAGATCTTAGGCAACGTCGTTCGTAATGAGATAACGAATAACTTCGTCGGAAATCTTCATGAGACGCTCGAGTTCAGTAACTACTGCAGGTTCTGCAGTAAAGTTAACCAAAACATAAACGCCATCACGGAATTTCTTGATCTCATACGCAAGACGGCGTTTACCTTGCACATCGTGCTTTGTAATTTCTCCGCCGTTGGAGATGACGCCTTGGAATTTTTCGACTGCTGCTTGAACGGCTTCTTGTTCAATGTCAGGACGAATAATGTACATGACTTCATATTTGCGCATAATTTTCACCTCCTTATGGTCTGCGGCCCCTGATCACGTCAGGAGCAAGGAACGAGCACAAACATAGACTCGCACCAAATTAATATACCAAATAGTTCTGCTGATTGCAAGTACTAATAATCCTCGGCAGATCATGGGAGCTTATGGGCTACATGAACAGCACCCGGCCGGCGCACAATATAACCGCATTACCACATCATCTGAGGAGGGATCAAACATGGGTGAACAAACTGAATATGAAAAAGGCGACAAAGCACCAAACCCGGGAGTCTATACAGAAGTAGGAGAAGCCCGCAGCTTCCACACTCAAATTACGAATCCAAAACGCATCACGATGGAAAAGGGAGATACCTTCCCTGAGACCACAAACAAGGACCGCAAGTGGAAAAAGGTTGAAAAAGCCCGGGTTCATTAATTTTTTCACATCACATGTATAATAAAACGGGTTCCGGCCCATAATAAACTCAGGCAGTACAAAAGAGAGGTGTGGTTCCGTTGGACGTCGTAGACGAACACAATCACTGGGATTCTGATTCAGCAACTATTGTAACCCGGGAACAGTAAGGCTGGCCCTTAAAAAAGGCATCAGCTTTTGCAATACCCAATCACTTTAGCGGCTATAAACAGAGAAATTCCGAACATCATTGATGTACTGCCTCTGGAGAGAGATCCGCAAGGATCTCTCTTTTTGTTGTGCTTGGTTAATATAACAACACTGCATTCGATTTCTGATAACAAAAAAACCTCCGCAATAGCGAAGGTTCTATTTATCAATGATATTAGTTGTGCTGTAGTGGCGGAGAGGGTGGGATTCGAACCCACGCACGCTGTGACACGCCTAACTGATTTCGAGTCAGCCCCCTTGGGCCTCTTGGGTACCTCTCCGCAGCAAGATTTATTGTATCATGTCACCTACAGTTTTGCAAGCTTAATTATTCTGTAAGCCTTCTTCTTTTGAACGCAGCACCTTTTTCAGGTTTTTCTCGAATTTGGCGCGGGGGATTAGAACACTGTGCTGGCAGCCTACGCATTTGATCCGAATATCCATCCCCATCCGGATGATCTCCATTTCATTGGTTCCGCAGGGATGGGGCTTCTTCATCAGAACAATATCCCCTAATTGAAAAACCTTCCGTTCCATTAGTTCTCCCCCTTTTCTCCCTCTTGAGCAGCAGCGACCTGTCTTCGCGGAACAGCACCAGCGGCCTCTTCAGCCTGCACTTCATGCTCACGGGCCTTCCGCTCAGCCTCCGCTTCTTCCAGCGCCGTCTGCTTCTCCAGTGCTTGCTTAATATCGCTTTGGATCTGCCGCTGCGCTGCATCTCTGGCATTGGGCTGACAATTGGCCGCTACACGAATTACGTATTCAGAAGTATTCATGGATTGAATCCCCAGTATATTCGGATAAGCCAATATATTTTCATTCCGCTCTTCAATCCCCTGTAACGCTTCGCCGATTAGAGCAAGTGTAGTTTCAAGTCCCCGCTCAATCTTCACCGGCACATCCACCACCGCCAAGGCATTAGCCAGAGAATAATTCGTTACGTTGATGATCGTGCCGTTAGGGATAATATGAACCTCGCCCGTGCTGCTGAGCAGTCTGGTCGTTCTGAGACCGATCATTTCCACGGTTCCTTTATAGGTCCCCGTCTGAATCACATCGCCTACCGCAAACTGATCCTCAAAAATAATAAAGAAGCCTGTAATTACATCCTTGACCAAACTCTGTGCTCCGAAACCGATAGCCAGACCTAAGACGCCAGCTCCTGCAAGTACCGGGGCAAGATTGAAGTTAAACTCAGACAGAATCAGCATAATCATGACAAAATTACAGATGAACGTAACCACATTTTTCAGAAGTCCGCCTACCGTCGAGAAGCGCCGGCTGTTTGCCAGCATCCTCCCCCGGGTTTCCCGTTCCATCGAGCGGTCGATGATCTGGTATACAACCTTTATAATTACCCGGGTCAGTATAATAATTAATAATATCCGCAAGCCGGAAAAAAGCACGTTCGCCCACATATCTGCATCCGTTACCCAATTCCAGACCTTATCCTTGAAACGGACCACCTGCTCTACAGCATCTTCAGACGTTCCCGCCTCGAGTAGCCATCTATTCATATGATCCCTCCCTATTCATATACCTCTATGTAGCCGCTGCCCTCTCCATTCTTACTGAATATTCCGCGGATTTCAACATTCTGTTCGGCAATCAGTTTGCGGACTCCAATGAGATCAGCCTTAAAAAATTGAATCGACATCGCGCACCCTGCGGTAATTTCTTTGGGAGTCGGGAAGATATCGATTTCGATTTCCGCATATTCAAGCAGCATTTCTGCGCGCAGCGCCTGCTGTGTAGAGTCAAATGCAATCAGCAGCTCTTCCTCCATGTCTACGCCTCCCTCTGGGCTTAAGGTCCTATCTCTTGTACCTGTAGTATAAAATCCCTCTTTCATCCATATACTAGGATCATTAACTAACATTCCCCCGCGGACAGATGGCTTAAGTTATCAGCAATCTATGAAAGGTAATGGCAGACTGCTGGTATTTTCGTAGAAGTTCCGCCGCAGAAAGGAAGATTATATGAATTTCTCTTCTCAAGCTGTACCGCTGCCAGAGCCGTCTTGTTTAAAAATATCACATGCTGATCCTAACATCTACTCGGCGATCATGCACCGTTTGCTTTTCCACTTGTCGCGTACCCGTCAAGATACTCCAATTGTGATTGTCTGTGTAGGCACGGACCGCTCTACCGGCGACTCCCTTGGCCCGTTGGTCGGAACGGCGCTAGCCCGCTTTCACAGTCCCTTGTTTCATCTTTACGGTACACTGGACGAGCCTGTACACGCCGTAAATCTGGAGGAGACTTTGACTCTAATTCACAACAAATATAATGATCCCTTTATCATTGGTATTGATGCCTGTCTGGGGCATTCCGCCAGTGTCGGCTGCATCCAGGTCGTGGATGGCCCGCTGCGTCCAGGAGCTGGCGTGAATAAACAACTGCCCCCTGTTGGTGATATCCACCTGACCGGTATTGTAAATGTCGGTGGATTTATGGAGTATTTTGTATTGCAGAATACCCGGTTGAGTCTTGTCATGCGTCTATCTGACATTATTGCCGTCAGCCTCTATTCCGCATTAAAACAATGGAAGCTTCATGCTAAATCTGCTGCAACGCTAGAGCAATAACTTCCTTCTCCTCCGGTGAGAGCGGGTACTGGGAGGTTCCGCCTTCCAGCGGTTTGGAGTATATATAGGAATTCTCGCGGTTGTGCAGGCTCGTTAATACCACACCACTGCTGCTGTCATCAATAATTGCCATTGAAAAGCTTAAGTCATTTCCGCGTTCACCGAATGCGTTATACCGCTTCATCGCAACTTTTGATTTCATGCCGCGCATTTTTGTCTGTGCAGCTTCAATTAATGCCTTGTGTTCACGCTGGCCTTCTTCAAGCATTTCGCTCTGATTCTTTAGATCAATCAGCAGACTTTCCAGATCCTCGACACCGTTCCCACTCATCATTGCTTCGTATTTGCGCCGCATTTTACGCAGCTTGCTGCCCTGAACGATCTGGATAATTACCAGCACCAACAGAATAACTGCAGCAGCAAATACAACTAATGATAACTGTTCACTAATTATTTGATTCAACTCTGACATATATGGACCATCCTTTTGTATTTATCTGCTGGAGTGAAGGCCATATAACTCTGCCATGGCATCCAGCAATCTGTTAACCTCTTGTTCTGTCGAGCTTACACCTACACTTGCCCGCACAGCTCCACTCTCCAGCGTCTCAGCGGCTTGATGAGCTAAGGGCGTGCAATGCATTCCAGCCCGTACAGCTATGTTGTATCCCCGGTCCAGCCGATGTGCAATATCTGCAGATTCCTGTCCTTCGATTGTAAAAGAAACAATACCGCTCCGCGGAGCGCCGATCGCAGGACCAAGCAGCCTTATACCAGGAATTGCAGACAATCCCTCCATCATTTTCTGCGTTAATATCCATTCTTGATGATGGATATTTTGTGTGCCCAGCGATTTTATGATTTTTACACCGGCGAGCAGTCCCGCTATGCCCACTGCATTCTGTGTTCCTGCCTCATAGCGGTCCGGGCGTACCGCCGGTTGTTCGCTGTTTTCGGATTGGCTGCCGGTTCCCCCGAGCATCAAAGGTTCCAAATCAAGCTCTGGCGAAACATAGAGTCCTCCTGTCCCTTGTGGACCGAGCAAGCCTTTATGTCCCGGAAAAGCAAGCAAATCAATGTTCATCTCTTTCACATTGATATCCAGTGAACCAGCACTTTGAGCTGCATCGACCAGAAAAACAGCACCCTTAGATTTGGCGATATCGCCTATGTCACCAATCGGAAGTATACTGCCAAGCAGATTCGAACTATGATTGCAGATCACCATTTTAGTATTAGGTTTGAAGAGCCTATTCAATTCCTGCAGATTGATTTGTCCCTCTTTATCGACCCGCAAATAATCAACCTCTACCCCCATTGTCCGGCGCAAATATTCTAATGGCCTGCGTACAGAATTATGCTCAGTCATCGTCGATATCACATGATGCCCTGGTTGAAGTGTACCCTTAATGGCCATATTTAGCCCCATCGTTGTATTGTGGGTAAAGGCAATATCCTGGGCATTTGATATTGCAAACAGTTCAGCCAGCAAGGCGCGCGCTCTCACAAGCACCCTACCCGTCCCTATAGCCAGCGAGTGGTTGCCGCGCCCGGCATTAGCACCCGAGTGTTCCAACGCTTCCACCATCGCTACAGCCACCTCTGGCGGCTTAGGCCAGGATGTTGCCGCATGATCCAGATATACCAGTGGCTCCATTCTCTAACCTCACTTTTCGAGTTTAAAAAACATACCCCTCCATATCCGTGTTAAGGATACCTCAGGATATGTTTTCGGGCAAAGATATTCAAATCAGTTCCCTAATAGTTCAAGCAGTCTTTCCAGGTCTTGGGCGCTGTAGTAGTTGATTTCGATCTTTCCTTTTTCCTTGCCTTGCTTAATTTTTACCGTGGTTTTGAATCTTTCACGCAACCCTTCCTCTACATTATCAATGTAAGGATCACGTTTAACAATTTTCGCCTTTACTCCAGCTGTAGGTTTACGATCAAGATTCTTCACTACCTCTTCCAGCTGCCTTA encodes:
- the ssb gene encoding single-stranded DNA-binding protein, producing MLNRIILIGRLTRDPELRYTPAGVAVTQFTLAVDRNFTGQNGEREADFIPVVTWRQLAETCANYLRKGRLAAVEGRIQVRNYENNEGKRVYVTEVIADNVRFLESSQNREGGNAPSGGNVPEEPSYGGGGNSGRGNNNNFSRSNNNQDPFSGDGKPIDISDDDLPF
- the rpsF gene encoding 30S ribosomal protein S6, giving the protein MRKYEVMYIIRPDIEQEAVQAAVEKFQGVISNGGEITKHDVQGKRRLAYEIKKFRDGVYVLVNFTAEPAVVTELERLMKISDEVIRYLITNDVA
- a CDS encoding YjzC family protein — protein: MGEQTEYEKGDKAPNPGVYTEVGEARSFHTQITNPKRITMEKGDTFPETTNKDRKWKKVEKARVH
- a CDS encoding DUF951 domain-containing protein — protein: MERKVFQLGDIVLMKKPHPCGTNEMEIIRMGMDIRIKCVGCQHSVLIPRAKFEKNLKKVLRSKEEGLQNN
- a CDS encoding mechanosensitive ion channel family protein is translated as MNRWLLEAGTSEDAVEQVVRFKDKVWNWVTDADMWANVLFSGLRILLIIILTRVIIKVVYQIIDRSMERETRGRMLANSRRFSTVGGLLKNVVTFICNFVMIMLILSEFNFNLAPVLAGAGVLGLAIGFGAQSLVKDVITGFFIIFEDQFAVGDVIQTGTYKGTVEMIGLRTTRLLSSTGEVHIIPNGTIINVTNYSLANALAVVDVPVKIERGLETTLALIGEALQGIEERNENILAYPNILGIQSMNTSEYVIRVAANCQPNARDAAQRQIQSDIKQALEKQTALEEAEAERKAREHEVQAEEAAGAVPRRQVAAAQEGEKGEN
- a CDS encoding DUF3343 domain-containing protein, with the protein product MEEELLIAFDSTQQALRAEMLLEYAEIEIDIFPTPKEITAGCAMSIQFFKADLIGVRKLIAEQNVEIRGIFSKNGEGSGYIEVYE
- the yyaC gene encoding spore protease YyaC, giving the protein MNFSSQAVPLPEPSCLKISHADPNIYSAIMHRLLFHLSRTRQDTPIVIVCVGTDRSTGDSLGPLVGTALARFHSPLFHLYGTLDEPVHAVNLEETLTLIHNKYNDPFIIGIDACLGHSASVGCIQVVDGPLRPGAGVNKQLPPVGDIHLTGIVNVGGFMEYFVLQNTRLSLVMRLSDIIAVSLYSALKQWKLHAKSAATLEQ
- a CDS encoding DUF4446 family protein; this encodes MSELNQIISEQLSLVVFAAAVILLVLVIIQIVQGSKLRKMRRKYEAMMSGNGVEDLESLLIDLKNQSEMLEEGQREHKALIEAAQTKMRGMKSKVAMKRYNAFGERGNDLSFSMAIIDDSSSGVVLTSLHNRENSYIYSKPLEGGTSQYPLSPEEKEVIALALQQI
- a CDS encoding aminotransferase class V-fold PLP-dependent enzyme — its product is MEPLVYLDHAATSWPKPPEVAVAMVEALEHSGANAGRGNHSLAIGTGRVLVRARALLAELFAISNAQDIAFTHNTTMGLNMAIKGTLQPGHHVISTMTEHNSVRRPLEYLRRTMGVEVDYLRVDKEGQINLQELNRLFKPNTKMVICNHSSNLLGSILPIGDIGDIAKSKGAVFLVDAAQSAGSLDINVKEMNIDLLAFPGHKGLLGPQGTGGLYVSPELDLEPLMLGGTGSQSENSEQPAVRPDRYEAGTQNAVGIAGLLAGVKIIKSLGTQNIHHQEWILTQKMMEGLSAIPGIRLLGPAIGAPRSGIVSFTIEGQESADIAHRLDRGYNIAVRAGMHCTPLAHQAAETLESGAVRASVGVSSTEQEVNRLLDAMAELYGLHSSR